Part of the Jeotgalibacillus haloalkalitolerans genome is shown below.
TGACACTGTGGATGGCTGTACTGAGTGACACGGGTGCTGCACTGATTGTGATTTTGAATAGTATGCGTTTGTTAAGAATGAAGTGATATGAAGCAGATCCATTTCGGGTCTGCTTTTTTAATTAGAGTGAGAGACGCGGACTTTCGCATTTAATTATGAAGATAGATAAACCAAAGACTTTCAACCAGGATTCAATAATAAAAGCTGACCTGACTCTAAAACTCAAGTGTCAGGTCAGCTCCCTGAAAAACAAATCAACTCTGCTGCGCCTGATAAACTTCTTCATAAGGCTGCACCACAACAAATCCATTCCCTGAAAACTTCATCTGCACAGACTCTCCGCTGCCCCGTCCGAAGAAGCTTTTCAGCTGAACGTCTGTGACAAACTCAGGCTCAAGGTTACCCGACCACGCCACTGTTGCGTTCGGGTCAGTAAAGACTGGTTTGTCTGGCGTAACATGTAACGTAAGCGGCTCATAGTGTGAGGTAAAGGCAACAAGACCCTGACCTTCAAGCCGAACGTTGAACAGTCCGCCAGCCATCATGCCTGCCACACGTCTCATCATTTTTATATCCCAATCAAGGCCGTCCTGAAAAGCGAGTAAGTCATTTCCGTTGATATACACGCTTTCACCTTCAAGGTCGAGTATTGTGATCTTCTTACCCATATCTGCAATATACAGTCTTCCCTGGCCATTTGCTTTCATCAGCTGAGTACCCTCACCGCTGATAGCTTTTTTGACGAACTTCCCAAGCCCATGCTCAAGCATACCCTCGCGTTCAAATTTAATATTTCCATCATAAGAAATCATAGAGCCCGCTTTCGCCCAGACCCTTCCGTTTAGATTCACCTCAAGCATACGGTCAGTCTCCAGCTCAAAAAAATCACGTGCGCTGTCTTCCTGCTGTGTTTCCTGTACAAATTGTCTGATCGAGTACTTTGACATTTGAATTCCTCCCTGGTTTGGATAACAGTATATACGATTGACCCAAGAAATAGTTTCGTTTCTGGAGAGACTTCAAAACGGACTTGCAGGTTATTTTTAAAAAAGAGAAGCATAAACTTCACCAAGCTTACAATGGCAGGTGAACGAACCTATGCATGAAATGTCTCTCATGTCAGAAATTATTCAAGCCGTCTCTGCAGATGCACAAACGAGAGGGATAAAGAGGGTTGAACGTATTGATGTGATTGCAGGTGAGCTGTCCAATGTTTTACCCGATGCTTTGGAGCTGGCCTTTTTTTATTTTCAGAAGCAGGGGATTCACTGTATTGATGAGAGCACAACATTAAGAATCAGTACGGAACCCGCAATAGCCAGATGTGAAGAGTGCCAATTAGAATTTAAGCCGGATTACCGGATTGCCCTTTGCAGTAAATGTATGAGGACGAGCTGTGTGTTGTTATCCGGCGAGACATTTAAGGTTGAATCATACGAAGGAAGTGAATAAGTTTGAAAGTACACCTTCAGGAAGACATATTAAAGGATCAAAAACGTGCTGCGGCTTTTAACAGAGAGCGGTTCAATCTTTCTAAAACACTTGTGATTAACCTGATGAGTTCACCGGGAGCGGGGAAAACGACACTTCTGGAAAAAACAATTAAAAACCTCAATGGTAATTACCGCATCGCTGTCATTGAAGGGGATTTAGCGACAGAAAGAGATGCAGAACGTCTGCGGGCTTTAGGTGTGCAGACAGTCCAGATTAACACGGTCGGGGGCTGTCATTTAGACGCGAGAATGATCGCAAAGCAGCTTCCACATTTTCATCTTGAAGAAATTGATCTTTTATTTATTGAGAATATAGGTAACCTTGTCTGTCCATCAGGGTATGACCTTGGACAGAACTACAAAGTAGTGCTGTTAAGTGTGCCTGAAGGAAACGATAAAATCCCCAAGTATCCGATCATGTTCAGGCGTACTGATATGACAATCATTAATAAGATCGACCTGCTGCCTTTTGTAGATTTTGATCTCGCAGAAGCTGAAAGTGATTTGAGGGCAATTCATCCTGAAGCTCATTTTAAAGCGCTGTCAGCTAAGACAGGGGAAGGTTTTGAGAGCTGGATAGACTGGTTGAGGGATGTTCATCAAACATGCACAAGGCATTAGAAGTCACGGTAAAAGGAAGGGTCCAGGGGGTGGGATTCCGTCCGTTCATCTATTCACTCGCAACGAAACATCAGCTGACAGGCACTGTTCAAAATAACGCCGGCAGTGTGCTGATACATATTGAGGGGTACGACAATAACCTTTCCAGGATGGTCAGGGATATACAAATGCATGCACCTCCGCTATCACAAATTATTGATATAAAGGTTCAGCATGTAGCAGTAAAACCTTGTGAAAAATTTTTGATTATCCCGAGCACAAAGAATTCCGGTTCTTTGCCCTGGATCAGTGCAGACGCTGCGGTTTGTGACCAATGCGTAGAGGAGCTGATGGATCAGAAGAATCGCCGTTTTCATCATCCT
Proteins encoded:
- a CDS encoding AIM24 family protein — its product is MSKYSIRQFVQETQQEDSARDFFELETDRMLEVNLNGRVWAKAGSMISYDGNIKFEREGMLEHGLGKFVKKAISGEGTQLMKANGQGRLYIADMGKKITILDLEGESVYINGNDLLAFQDGLDWDIKMMRRVAGMMAGGLFNVRLEGQGLVAFTSHYEPLTLHVTPDKPVFTDPNATVAWSGNLEPEFVTDVQLKSFFGRGSGESVQMKFSGNGFVVVQPYEEVYQAQQS
- a CDS encoding hydrogenase maturation nickel metallochaperone HypA, producing the protein MHEMSLMSEIIQAVSADAQTRGIKRVERIDVIAGELSNVLPDALELAFFYFQKQGIHCIDESTTLRISTEPAIARCEECQLEFKPDYRIALCSKCMRTSCVLLSGETFKVESYEGSE
- the hypB gene encoding hydrogenase nickel incorporation protein HypB, which translates into the protein MKVHLQEDILKDQKRAAAFNRERFNLSKTLVINLMSSPGAGKTTLLEKTIKNLNGNYRIAVIEGDLATERDAERLRALGVQTVQINTVGGCHLDARMIAKQLPHFHLEEIDLLFIENIGNLVCPSGYDLGQNYKVVLLSVPEGNDKIPKYPIMFRRTDMTIINKIDLLPFVDFDLAEAESDLRAIHPEAHFKALSAKTGEGFESWIDWLRDVHQTCTRH